One segment of Streptomyces sp. YIM 121038 DNA contains the following:
- a CDS encoding type I polyketide synthase, with protein sequence MTDDDRTLDYLKRLTAELGQTRERLRAVRAAGREPIAVVSMACRFPGGVTSPEELWRLVGSGTDGIAALPTDRGWDTEGLYDPDPDRPGTTYAREGGFLADVTSFDAGLFGISPREALLMDPQQRLLLEVSWETFERAGLTPDALRGSRTGVFTGMMGQDYTARLPGTLTEYEGQLETGRAASVASGRVAYTFGLEGPAVTLDTACSSSLVALHLAVQALRNNECDLALAGGVTVMSSPATLLEFSRQRVLAPDGRCKAFASGADGTGLAEGVGVLLVERLSDARRHGHPVLAVVTGSAVNQDGASNGLTAPNGPSQQRVIRAALANAGLTGADVDAVEAHGTGTSLGDPIEAQALLATYGQQRDGDRPLWLGSLKSNIGHSQAAAGVAGVIKTVMALRAGTLPRTLHADEPSPHVDWSRGAVRLLTEARPWPREDRPRRAGVSSFGISGTNAHVIVEEAAEEPVPGATGITGITDVTDLADAGSGGGAGSGGGAGSTAPPPVPWVLSARTPEALRAQAARLRDHLRDRPGLRPLDVAYALATTRAPLAHRAVVVGRRADELLRGTAALAAGEPGPDLVESVARDLGKAVFVFPGQGSQWPGMAVELMDASAVFRERMLACATALGPYVDWSLSEVVSGTADAEVTDRVDVVQPVLWAVLVSLAELWRSHGVEPAAVVGHSQGEIAAACVAGALSLDDGARVVALRSRLIAGKLAGAGGMVSVAAPAADARARLERWGDRVALAAVNGPSSVVVSGDPAALDELLADCERDGVRTRRVAVDYASHSPQVELLRDDLLAQLAPLRPRPGKLPLYSTVTGDVLAGEELTADYWFRNLRRTVRLSDAVERLAATGHGAFVECSPHPVLALGLTETLGELGGDALVTGTLQRDDGGPDRFLRSLGALHAGGRSPDWERLFAGTGARRVDLPTYAFDRQRYWLDAAPVAGDATAVGLSPLDHPWWGAATELPDSGGTLLTGRVSRDSAPWLGDHAVGEAVLLPGTAFLELAVRAAEQAGCDRVAELTLQAPLVLPPRGGSQLRALIGPADAHGARALTLHARPEDAPDAPWTTHAAGSLAPAEQGGGGALAAWPPPGAAPVAVERAYADLAELSLRYGPAFQGLRAAWRLGDELYAEVALADDAEPEGFAVHPALFDAALHAVALDDAGAPADAGPRLPFSWSGVEVHAVAATRLRVRITRLGPDAVALLAADATGAPVVSVESLAVRPVPLDDLRPAAGKPTDALFAVGWAPAPGTAAAPPRSWAVLDGLDALAPALEATGAAVRREPDLAAVAAGPGDVPDVVLAPLKPCSGDLPTAARETVGATLTLLQEWLGDDRFAAARLVLVSRGAVATDDDGTADPALAAAWGLVRSAQAEHPDRFVLFDWDGGEPSADALPAACCGDEPHLALRAGEVHVPRLRRVPVDTAPAAAEASGRFDGDGTVLVTGASGVLGRAVAHHLVTAHGVRHLLLVSRRGAAAPEAAELTARLTESGARVRWAACDLADRAALAAVLADVPRDRPLRGIVHAGGVLDDGVVSALTGQRLDTVFRPKVDAVVHLHELTEGADLTAFVVCSSAAGTFATAGQGGYAAANAFLDAFARARRARGLPALSLAWGLWERASALTARMSDTDRDRLRRSGVTGLTAEDGLALLDAGLTGGLPVVVPTRLDLSAVRARAAADGVPPLLRGLVRPPARRAAADTADDSALTRDLAALAPGDRAAKVLDAVRAQVAAVLGYAGPTAVEPGLAFKELGFDSLTAVELRNRLARVTGLRLPATLVFDRPTPQALAEHLLDRLTGQGTPARTPAPQPAAVPADEPIAVVGMACRFPGGVGSPEDLWDLVDRGGDAISAFPTDRGWDPGSAAHAAQGGFLRDAAGFDPEFFGISPREAVAMDPQQRLLLEVSWEALERAGLDPTTLRGSRTGVFAGLMYHDYTTRHATVPDDAGGYLGTGGSGSVATGRIAYTFGFEGPAVTVDTACSSSLVALHLAVQAVRGGDCDRALAGGVTVMCTPHAFTEFSRQGALAADARCKPFAAAADGTVWGEGAGVLLVERLSDAVRAGRRVLAVVRGSAVNQDGASNGLTAPNGPSQERVIRQALAAARLTAADVDAVEAHGTGTTLGDPIEAQALLATYGQQRPVERPLWLGSVKSNLGHPQAAAGVAGVIKTVMALRRGVLPRTLHVDAPSPHVDWSAGAVELLAEARPWPETGRPRRAAVSSFGISGTNAHVVLEQAPATADGEAPAAPRGDGGPAEAAAGPVPLTVSARSEPALRAQAARLRARVAADPRLDPVDVAHSLLTARAALAHRAVVLGGDRDALLAGLAAVAQGRETPGAVEGLAGDPGRTVFVFPGQGAQWAGMAAGLWETAPVFRERLTECADALAPYVDWSLVDVVRGAPTGVDPDRVDVVQPALWAVMVSLAELWRSYGVEPAAVVGHSQGEIAAACVAGGLSLADGARVVALRSRALTAIAGRGGMVSLALSAADAEKLVAAQDGRLSLAAVNGPASVVVSGDTAALDALLDRCAETGAWARRIPVDYASHSPHVEAVRERIGHDLAELRPRTGDVAFFSTVTGGFQDTAGLDGAYWYRNLREPVRFEPAVRELFDRGYGAFVEASPHPMLTVGVAETLAEQPERTGVAVGSLRRDQGGLERFSASVAEAYTRGVAVDWTAAWAGRAPHVVDLPTYAFQRRRFWLDTPAGSGDVTAAGLGSAAHPLLGARVELAGSAETVLTARWSLDTHPWLADHAVGDTVVVPGTAFLELAALAGAEAGCPRIAELLQEAPLVLGARGAVRIQVRVAAPDDDGGRALGVHARREDAPPEDPWTCHARGLLTEEGPEAPPALDGVWPPPGAEPVDLTEFYDRMDDIGLSYGPAFRGLHTAWRLGDEVLAEAALPAEDQAGADRYRAHPALLDAGLHSCLLRTPDTGGAAMPFAWNDVDFHGPCGPAVRVRVSPGAAQDVSVLVTDADGTPAVSVGSLAARPVPPEQLRAAGGAGNSLYRLALVPAPATAPAPPGAWAVLGDEATELPAPAGEFADLAAYRAALAAGAPAPEAVLVPLPVAEDLDDDAARARALTYRTLDLLQSWLTEGGAGDAGPAEDPADPSAAPDPSAAPDPLTAPGPADSAPPARLVLVTRGAPAPPGSDDEGLVDPAVAAVQGLVRSAQAEHPGRFVLVESDGHPESTAALATALATDEPHLVLRAGRILVPRVERAPAPHGGEPPWDADGTVLVTGASGTLGRAVARHLVTAHGVRHLLLVSRRGGEAEGAVPLAAELADHGAEVTWAACDAADRAALAEVLGAVPAAHPLTAVVHAAGVLDDGVIPALTPDRLDRVFRPKVDAALHLDELTRTARPVAFVAFSSAAATLGGAGQGNYAAANAFLDALVLRRRRQGLPAWSLGWGLWADTSAMTAGLDRAGRARLARSGLRELATDEGLALLDAALAGTEPLPLPMRLDTAALRARGDALPPVLRGLVRGGDRRGGASRAAGAAALRRRLAALTPAERDLHLSDLVRAETATVLGHPSPEAVGRDRAFKDLGFDSLTAVELRNRLTAATGLRLPATLVFDHPTPAALATRLAAELAPPDGADEARRDTEAAVRAALAAIPLPRLRDAGLLDALLELASRPAGRDEPPREPDEPGSIDHLDSEALLAMALDNGAHANTEDHDAPW encoded by the coding sequence ATGACCGATGACGACAGGACGCTCGACTACCTCAAGCGCCTCACCGCCGAGCTGGGCCAGACCCGCGAGCGGCTGCGGGCCGTCCGGGCGGCGGGCCGGGAGCCGATCGCCGTGGTGTCGATGGCCTGCCGCTTCCCGGGCGGCGTGACGTCCCCCGAGGAGCTGTGGCGACTCGTCGGCTCGGGCACGGACGGGATCGCCGCGCTCCCCACCGACCGGGGCTGGGACACCGAGGGGCTCTACGACCCCGACCCGGACCGGCCGGGCACCACCTACGCGCGCGAGGGCGGGTTCCTCGCCGACGTCACGTCCTTCGACGCGGGCCTGTTCGGGATCAGCCCGCGCGAGGCCCTCCTGATGGACCCCCAGCAGCGGCTGCTGCTCGAAGTCTCCTGGGAGACCTTCGAGCGCGCCGGGCTCACCCCCGACGCGCTCCGCGGCAGCCGCACCGGGGTCTTCACCGGAATGATGGGCCAGGACTACACGGCACGGCTCCCCGGCACGCTCACGGAGTACGAGGGGCAGCTGGAGACCGGGCGCGCGGCGAGCGTCGCCTCCGGCCGCGTCGCCTACACCTTCGGCCTCGAAGGCCCGGCCGTCACCCTGGACACGGCCTGCTCCTCCTCGCTCGTGGCCCTGCACCTGGCCGTGCAGGCGCTGCGGAACAACGAGTGCGACCTCGCCCTCGCCGGTGGCGTCACGGTGATGTCGAGCCCGGCCACGCTCCTGGAGTTCAGCCGCCAGCGCGTGCTCGCCCCCGACGGCCGGTGCAAGGCGTTCGCCTCGGGCGCCGACGGCACGGGGCTCGCCGAGGGCGTCGGCGTCCTCCTCGTGGAGCGGCTGTCCGACGCGCGGCGCCACGGCCACCCCGTGCTCGCCGTCGTCACCGGCAGCGCCGTCAACCAGGACGGCGCCTCGAACGGGCTCACCGCGCCGAACGGCCCGTCCCAGCAGCGGGTCATCCGCGCCGCCCTGGCGAACGCCGGACTCACCGGCGCCGACGTCGACGCCGTGGAGGCGCACGGCACGGGCACCAGCCTCGGCGACCCCATCGAGGCACAGGCCCTGCTCGCCACGTACGGCCAACAGCGGGACGGGGACCGGCCGTTGTGGCTGGGGTCGCTGAAGTCGAACATCGGCCACTCCCAGGCCGCCGCGGGTGTCGCGGGCGTCATCAAGACGGTCATGGCGCTGCGCGCGGGCACGCTGCCCCGGACCCTGCACGCCGACGAGCCGAGCCCGCACGTGGACTGGTCCCGGGGCGCCGTACGGCTCCTGACCGAGGCCAGGCCCTGGCCCCGCGAGGACCGGCCGCGCCGGGCGGGCGTGTCCTCCTTCGGCATCAGCGGCACCAACGCCCACGTGATCGTCGAGGAGGCCGCGGAGGAGCCGGTACCCGGCGCCACGGGCATCACGGGCATCACGGATGTCACGGACCTCGCGGACGCCGGGAGCGGCGGGGGCGCCGGGAGCGGCGGGGGCGCCGGAAGCACCGCCCCGCCCCCCGTCCCCTGGGTGCTCTCCGCCCGCACCCCCGAGGCGCTGCGCGCCCAGGCGGCCCGGCTCCGCGACCACCTGCGGGACCGCCCCGGCCTGCGCCCCCTCGACGTGGCGTACGCGCTGGCGACCACGCGCGCGCCCCTGGCCCACCGGGCCGTCGTCGTGGGCCGCCGCGCCGACGAACTGCTGCGCGGCACCGCCGCGCTCGCCGCCGGGGAGCCGGGGCCCGACCTGGTCGAGTCCGTGGCGCGGGACCTCGGCAAGGCCGTCTTCGTCTTCCCCGGCCAGGGCTCGCAGTGGCCGGGGATGGCCGTGGAGCTCATGGACGCCTCCGCCGTCTTCCGCGAGCGGATGCTCGCCTGCGCGACCGCGCTCGGACCGTACGTCGACTGGTCGCTGAGCGAGGTGGTGTCCGGCACCGCCGACGCCGAGGTCACCGACCGCGTCGACGTGGTCCAGCCGGTGCTGTGGGCGGTCCTCGTGTCCCTCGCCGAGCTGTGGCGCTCCCACGGCGTGGAGCCCGCGGCCGTGGTCGGGCACTCGCAGGGCGAGATCGCGGCGGCCTGCGTGGCGGGCGCGCTCTCCCTGGACGACGGCGCCCGCGTGGTGGCCCTGCGGTCCCGCCTGATCGCCGGGAAGCTGGCCGGTGCGGGCGGCATGGTCTCGGTGGCGGCCCCGGCCGCCGACGCCCGCGCCCGCCTGGAGCGGTGGGGCGACCGGGTCGCCCTCGCCGCCGTCAACGGCCCCTCGTCCGTGGTCGTCTCCGGTGACCCGGCGGCGCTCGACGAGCTGCTGGCCGACTGCGAGCGCGACGGCGTCCGCACCCGGCGCGTCGCCGTGGACTACGCCTCGCACTCCCCGCAGGTCGAGCTGTTGCGCGACGACCTGCTCGCCCAGCTCGCGCCGCTGCGCCCGCGCCCCGGGAAGCTCCCCCTGTACTCGACGGTCACCGGCGACGTCCTGGCGGGCGAGGAGCTGACCGCCGACTACTGGTTCCGCAATCTGCGCCGGACGGTACGGCTCTCCGACGCCGTCGAGCGCCTCGCCGCCACCGGGCACGGGGCGTTCGTCGAGTGCAGCCCCCACCCCGTCCTCGCCCTCGGCCTCACCGAGACGCTCGGCGAGCTCGGCGGGGACGCCCTCGTCACGGGCACGCTCCAGCGGGACGACGGCGGCCCCGACCGCTTCCTGCGCTCCCTCGGCGCCCTCCACGCCGGTGGGCGGTCCCCCGACTGGGAGCGCCTCTTCGCAGGCACCGGCGCCCGCCGCGTGGACCTGCCGACGTACGCCTTCGACCGGCAGCGCTACTGGCTGGACGCCGCCCCCGTGGCCGGGGACGCCACGGCCGTCGGGCTGAGCCCGCTCGACCACCCGTGGTGGGGCGCGGCCACCGAACTGCCCGACTCCGGCGGCACCTTGCTCACCGGGCGCGTGTCCCGCGACTCCGCGCCCTGGCTCGGTGACCACGCGGTCGGCGAGGCCGTGCTGCTGCCGGGCACGGCGTTCCTGGAACTGGCCGTCCGGGCGGCCGAGCAGGCCGGCTGCGACCGAGTGGCGGAACTGACCCTCCAGGCGCCACTGGTGCTCCCGCCGCGCGGCGGGAGCCAGCTGCGCGCCCTGATCGGCCCCGCCGACGCGCACGGGGCCCGCGCGCTCACCCTGCACGCCCGGCCCGAGGACGCCCCGGACGCGCCGTGGACCACCCACGCGGCGGGCTCCCTCGCCCCCGCCGAACAGGGCGGCGGCGGGGCCCTGGCGGCCTGGCCGCCGCCGGGCGCCGCCCCCGTCGCGGTGGAGCGGGCGTACGCGGACCTGGCGGAGCTCTCCCTGCGGTACGGCCCCGCCTTCCAGGGGCTGCGGGCCGCCTGGCGCCTCGGCGACGAGCTCTACGCCGAGGTCGCGCTCGCCGACGACGCGGAGCCGGAGGGCTTCGCGGTCCATCCCGCCCTGTTCGACGCCGCGCTGCACGCGGTGGCCCTCGACGACGCCGGGGCGCCCGCGGACGCGGGCCCGCGCCTGCCGTTCTCCTGGTCCGGCGTGGAGGTCCACGCGGTCGCCGCCACCCGGCTGCGGGTGCGGATCACCCGGCTCGGGCCGGACGCCGTCGCTCTTCTGGCGGCCGACGCGACCGGCGCCCCCGTCGTGTCCGTGGAGTCCCTCGCCGTACGGCCCGTACCCCTGGACGACCTGCGCCCGGCCGCGGGGAAGCCCACGGACGCGCTGTTCGCCGTGGGCTGGGCCCCGGCGCCCGGCACCGCCGCCGCGCCGCCCCGGTCGTGGGCGGTCCTGGACGGCCTCGACGCGCTCGCCCCGGCCCTTGAGGCCACCGGCGCCGCCGTGCGCCGCGAGCCGGACCTCGCGGCCGTGGCCGCCGGGCCGGGCGACGTCCCCGACGTGGTGCTCGCCCCGCTGAAGCCCTGCTCCGGCGACCTGCCCACGGCCGCCCGGGAGACCGTCGGCGCGACCCTGACGCTCCTTCAGGAGTGGCTCGGCGACGACCGGTTCGCCGCCGCCCGGCTCGTCCTGGTGAGCCGGGGCGCCGTCGCCACGGACGACGACGGGACGGCGGACCCCGCCCTCGCGGCGGCCTGGGGCCTGGTGCGCTCGGCCCAGGCGGAGCACCCGGACCGGTTCGTCCTCTTCGACTGGGACGGCGGGGAGCCCTCGGCCGACGCGCTGCCCGCCGCCTGCTGCGGCGACGAGCCACACCTGGCCCTGCGGGCCGGTGAGGTGCACGTCCCCAGGCTCCGCAGGGTCCCCGTGGACACGGCTCCCGCCGCGGCCGAGGCGTCCGGCCGCTTCGACGGCGACGGCACGGTCCTGGTGACCGGCGCGTCGGGCGTGCTCGGCCGGGCCGTGGCACACCACCTCGTCACCGCGCACGGCGTGCGGCACCTGCTCCTCGTGAGCCGCCGCGGCGCCGCCGCGCCCGAAGCCGCCGAACTGACCGCCAGGCTCACGGAGTCGGGCGCCCGCGTACGCTGGGCCGCCTGCGACCTCGCCGACCGCGCGGCCCTCGCCGCCGTCCTCGCCGACGTACCGCGCGACCGGCCGCTGCGCGGGATCGTCCACGCCGGTGGCGTCCTCGACGACGGCGTCGTGTCGGCCCTGACCGGGCAGCGGCTCGACACCGTGTTCCGGCCCAAGGTCGACGCGGTGGTCCACCTGCACGAACTGACCGAGGGCGCGGACCTCACGGCGTTCGTCGTGTGCTCGTCGGCGGCCGGTACGTTCGCCACCGCGGGCCAGGGCGGCTACGCGGCCGCCAACGCCTTCCTCGACGCGTTCGCCCGCGCCCGGCGGGCCCGCGGCCTGCCCGCGCTCTCCCTGGCCTGGGGCCTGTGGGAGCGGGCCAGCGCCCTGACGGCCCGGATGTCGGACACCGACCGCGACCGGCTGCGCCGCTCCGGCGTCACCGGACTGACCGCCGAGGACGGCCTCGCCCTGCTCGACGCGGGCCTCACCGGCGGCCTGCCCGTCGTCGTCCCCACCCGCCTCGACCTGTCCGCCGTGCGCGCCCGGGCCGCCGCCGACGGCGTGCCCCCGCTGCTGCGCGGCCTGGTGCGGCCCCCGGCCCGGCGCGCCGCCGCGGACACCGCCGACGACTCCGCCCTGACGCGCGACCTCGCCGCACTCGCGCCGGGGGACCGGGCCGCGAAGGTCCTCGACGCCGTCCGCGCCCAGGTCGCCGCCGTCCTCGGCTACGCGGGGCCGACCGCCGTCGAACCGGGCCTGGCGTTCAAGGAGCTGGGCTTCGACTCGCTCACCGCGGTCGAGCTGCGCAACCGCCTCGCCCGGGTGACGGGGCTCCGCCTGCCCGCCACGCTCGTCTTCGACCGGCCGACCCCGCAGGCCCTCGCCGAGCACCTCCTCGACCGCCTCACCGGGCAGGGCACCCCGGCCCGGACGCCAGCGCCGCAACCGGCTGCCGTTCCGGCCGACGAGCCGATCGCCGTCGTCGGCATGGCCTGCCGGTTCCCGGGCGGCGTCGGCTCGCCCGAGGACCTGTGGGACCTGGTGGACCGGGGCGGCGACGCCATCTCCGCCTTCCCCACCGACCGGGGCTGGGACCCCGGCTCCGCCGCGCACGCCGCGCAGGGCGGATTCCTGCGCGACGCCGCGGGCTTCGACCCCGAGTTCTTCGGCATCAGCCCGCGCGAGGCGGTGGCGATGGACCCGCAGCAGCGCCTCCTCCTGGAGGTCTCCTGGGAGGCCCTGGAACGCGCGGGGCTCGACCCCACCACCCTCCGGGGCAGCCGCACCGGCGTGTTCGCGGGCCTGATGTACCACGACTACACGACGCGGCACGCGACCGTGCCCGACGACGCGGGCGGCTACCTCGGCACCGGCGGGTCCGGCAGCGTCGCCACCGGCAGGATCGCGTACACCTTCGGCTTCGAGGGCCCGGCCGTCACGGTGGACACGGCCTGCTCGTCGTCGCTCGTGGCGCTGCACCTGGCCGTCCAGGCGGTGCGCGGCGGCGACTGCGACCGCGCCCTCGCGGGCGGGGTCACCGTGATGTGTACACCGCACGCCTTCACCGAGTTCAGCAGGCAGGGCGCGCTCGCCGCCGACGCCCGCTGCAAGCCGTTCGCGGCCGCCGCCGACGGCACGGTCTGGGGCGAGGGCGCCGGTGTCCTCCTCGTCGAACGCCTGTCGGACGCGGTCCGCGCCGGGCGCCGCGTCCTCGCGGTGGTCCGCGGCTCCGCCGTCAACCAGGACGGTGCGAGCAACGGCCTCACCGCCCCCAACGGCCCCTCCCAGGAACGCGTGATCCGCCAGGCCCTGGCCGCCGCCCGGCTCACGGCGGCCGACGTCGACGCCGTCGAGGCGCACGGCACCGGCACCACCCTCGGCGACCCCATCGAGGCCCAGGCGCTCCTCGCGACCTACGGCCAACAACGCCCCGTCGAACGGCCCTTGTGGCTGGGCTCGGTCAAGTCGAACCTGGGGCACCCGCAGGCCGCCGCGGGGGTCGCCGGGGTCATCAAGACGGTCATGGCGCTGCGCCGGGGCGTGCTGCCCCGCACCCTGCACGTGGACGCGCCCTCGCCGCACGTCGACTGGTCGGCGGGCGCGGTGGAACTCCTCGCCGAGGCCCGCCCCTGGCCGGAGACGGGCCGCCCGCGCCGCGCCGCGGTCTCCTCGTTCGGCATCAGCGGCACCAACGCGCACGTCGTACTGGAGCAGGCGCCCGCCACGGCGGACGGCGAAGCCCCGGCGGCTCCCCGTGGCGACGGCGGGCCCGCCGAGGCCGCCGCGGGCCCCGTGCCGCTGACGGTGTCCGCCCGCAGCGAGCCCGCGCTGCGCGCCCAGGCGGCCCGGCTTCGCGCACGCGTCGCCGCCGACCCGCGGCTCGACCCCGTCGACGTCGCGCACTCCCTCCTGACCGCACGGGCCGCCCTCGCCCACCGGGCCGTGGTCCTGGGCGGCGACCGGGACGCGCTCCTCGCGGGCCTCGCCGCCGTGGCCCAGGGCCGCGAGACGCCCGGCGCCGTCGAGGGGCTCGCCGGTGACCCGGGCAGGACGGTGTTCGTCTTCCCCGGCCAGGGCGCGCAGTGGGCGGGCATGGCCGCCGGTCTGTGGGAGACCGCGCCGGTCTTCCGCGAGCGCCTGACCGAGTGCGCCGACGCCCTCGCCCCGTACGTCGACTGGTCCCTGGTGGACGTCGTACGGGGCGCGCCGACCGGTGTCGACCCGGACCGGGTCGACGTCGTCCAGCCCGCGCTGTGGGCGGTCATGGTGTCGCTCGCCGAGCTGTGGCGCTCCTACGGCGTGGAACCCGCCGCCGTGGTGGGCCACTCGCAGGGCGAGATCGCCGCGGCCTGCGTCGCGGGCGGCCTCTCCCTGGCCGACGGGGCCCGCGTGGTCGCGCTGCGCAGCCGCGCCCTGACCGCGATCGCGGGGCGCGGCGGCATGGTCTCCCTCGCGCTGTCCGCGGCCGACGCCGAGAAGCTGGTCGCCGCCCAGGACGGGCGCCTCTCGCTCGCGGCGGTCAACGGCCCCGCGTCGGTGGTGGTCTCGGGCGACACGGCGGCCCTCGACGCACTCCTCGACCGCTGTGCGGAGACCGGCGCGTGGGCGCGCCGGATCCCCGTGGACTACGCCTCGCACTCGCCGCACGTCGAGGCGGTGCGCGAGCGGATCGGCCACGACCTGGCGGAGCTGCGCCCGCGCACCGGCGACGTCGCGTTCTTCTCCACGGTGACGGGCGGCTTCCAGGACACCGCCGGGCTCGACGGCGCCTACTGGTACCGCAACCTGCGCGAGCCGGTGCGGTTCGAGCCCGCCGTGCGGGAGCTGTTCGACCGCGGCTACGGCGCCTTCGTCGAGGCGAGCCCGCACCCGATGCTCACCGTGGGCGTGGCCGAGACCCTCGCGGAGCAGCCCGAGCGGACGGGCGTGGCCGTCGGGTCCCTGCGGCGCGACCAGGGCGGCCTCGAGCGCTTCTCGGCCTCCGTCGCCGAGGCGTACACCCGCGGTGTCGCCGTCGACTGGACGGCCGCGTGGGCGGGCCGCGCGCCGCACGTCGTGGACCTGCCGACGTACGCCTTCCAGCGGCGCCGGTTCTGGCTGGACACGCCCGCGGGCTCCGGCGACGTCACCGCGGCGGGCCTGGGCAGCGCGGCGCACCCGCTGCTCGGCGCCCGCGTCGAGCTCGCGGGCTCGGCGGAGACCGTCCTCACCGCGCGCTGGTCCCTGGACACGCACCCGTGGCTCGCCGACCACGCCGTGGGCGACACCGTGGTCGTGCCGGGCACCGCCTTCCTCGAACTGGCCGCCCTGGCCGGGGCCGAGGCCGGGTGCCCGCGCATCGCGGAGCTCCTCCAGGAGGCGCCGCTGGTCCTCGGCGCCCGCGGCGCGGTGCGGATCCAGGTCCGCGTCGCGGCCCCCGACGACGACGGCGGCCGGGCGCTCGGCGTGCACGCGCGCCGCGAGGACGCGCCCCCGGAGGACCCCTGGACGTGCCACGCCCGCGGCCTGCTCACCGAGGAGGGCCCCGAGGCGCCCCCCGCCCTCGACGGCGTCTGGCCGCCACCGGGGGCCGAGCCCGTGGACCTCACGGAGTTCTACGACCGCATGGACGACATCGGCCTGTCGTACGGGCCCGCGTTCCGCGGCCTGCACACCGCCTGGCGCCTGGGCGACGAGGTCCTCGCCGAGGCGGCGCTGCCCGCCGAGGACCAGGCGGGGGCGGACCGCTACCGCGCCCATCCGGCGCTGCTCGACGCGGGCCTGCACTCCTGTCTGCTGCGCACCCCGGACACCGGCGGCGCGGCCATGCCGTTCGCCTGGAACGACGTGGACTTCCACGGGCCGTGCGGACCCGCCGTGCGCGTCCGCGTCTCGCCCGGCGCGGCCCAGGACGTGTCGGTCCTGGTGACGGACGCCGACGGCACGCCCGCGGTGAGCGTGGGCTCCCTGGCAGCGCGCCCCGTCCCGCCCGAGCAGCTGCGGGCCGCGGGCGGCGCCGGGAACTCCCTCTACCGGCTCGCCCTGGTGCCCGCCCCCGCCACGGCGCCCGCACCGCCCGGAGCGTGGGCCGTGCTCGGCGACGAGGCCACGGAACTGCCCGCCCCGGCAGGCGAGTTCGCCGACCTGGCCGCGTACCGCGCGGCCCTCGCCGCCGGCGCGCCCGCCCCCGAGGCGGTCCTCGTACCGCTGCCCGTGGCGGAGGACCTGGACGACGACGCCGCCCGGGCGCGGGCCCTGACCTACCGGACCCTGGACCTGCTGCAGAGCTGGCTCACCGAGGGCGGGGCGGGGGACGCGGGCCCGGCCGAAGACCCCGCAGACCCGTCCGCCGCGCCCGACCCGTCCGCCGCGCCCGACCCGCTCACCGCACCCGGCCCGGCGGACTCCGCGCCCCCGGCCCGGCTCGTCCTCGTCACGCGCGGCGCCCCGGCCCCGCCCGGCTCCGACGACGAGGGCCTCGTGGACCCCGCCGTCGCGGCCGTCCAGGGCCTGGTGCGCTCGGCGCAGGCGGAGCACCCCGGCCGGTTCGTGCTCGTCGAGTCCGACGGCCACCCGGAGTCCACCGCGGCCCTCGCCACCGCGCTGGCCACGGACGAGCCCCACCTCGTGCTCCGGGCGGGCCGGATCCTCGTGCCCCGGGTCGAACGCGCCCCCGCCCCGCACGGGGGAGAGCCGCCCTGGGACGCCGACGGCACCGTGCTCGTCACCGGCGCCTCCGGCACCCTGGGCCGCGCGGTCGCCCGGCACCTCGTCACCGCGCACGGCGTACGGCACCTGCTGTTGGTGAGCCGCCGCGGCGGCGAGGCCGAAGGGGCCGTGCCGCTCGCCGCCGAACTGGCCGACCACGGCGCGGAGGTGACCTGGGCGGCGTGCGACGCCGCCGACCGGGCCGCGCTCGCCGAGGTGCTCGGCGCGGTGCCCGCCGCACACCCCTTGACCGCCGTCGTGCACGCCGCGGGCGTCCTGGACGACGGGGTGATCCCGGCACTGACCCCGGACCGCCTCGACCGGGTGTTCCGGCCCAAGGTGGACGCCGCGCTCCACCTCGACGAGCTGACCCGCACGGCACGGCCCGTGGCGTTCGTCGCGTTCTCCTCCGCCGCCGCCACCCTGGGCGGCGCGGGCCAGGGGAACTACGCGGCGGCCAACGCCTTCCTGGACGCGCTCGTCCTGCGCCGCCGCCGGCAGGGCCTGCCCGCCTGGTCGCTGGGCTGGGGCCTGTGGGCCGACACCAGCGCCATGACGGCCGGGCTCGACCGGGCGGGCCGGGCCCGCCTGGCGCGCTCGGGCCTGCGGGAACTGGCCACCGACGAGGGCCTGGCCCTCCTCGACGCGGCCCTGGCGGGCACCGAGCCGCTGCCGCTGCCCATGCGCCTGGACACGGCCGCGCTGCGGGCGCGCGGCGACGCCCTGCCGCCGGTCCTGCGCGGCCTCGTCCGGGGCGGGGACCGGCGCGGCGGCGCGTCCCGGGCCGCGGGGGCCGCCGCGCTGCGCCGCCGCCTGGCCGCGCTGACCCCGGCGGAGCGCGACCTGCACCTGAGCGACCTGGTGCGGGCCGAGACCGCCACCGTGCTCGGCCACCCGTCACCGGAGGCGGTGGGGCGCGACCGGGCCTTCAAGGACCTCGGGTTCGACTCCCTGACCGCCGTGGAGCTGCGCAACCGGCTCACCGCGGCGACCGGCCTGCGGCTGCCCGCCACGCTGGTCTTCGACCACCCCACGCCCGCCGCGCTCGCCACGCGCCTGGCCGCCGAACTCGCCCCGCCGGACGGCGCGGACGAGGCCCGGCGCGACACCGAGGCCGCGGTGCGCGCGGCCCTGGCCGCGATCCCGCTGCCCCGGCTGCGGGACGCGGGCCTCCTCGACGCCCTCCTGGAGCTCGCGTCCCGCCCGGCCGGGCGGGACGAGCCGCCGCGGGAACCGGACGAGCCGGGCTCGATCGACCACCTGGACTCGGAGGCGCTCCTCGCCATGGCCCTGGACAACGGAGCGCACGCGAACACGGAGGACCACGATGCCCCCTGGTGA